Proteins encoded in a region of the Falco rusticolus isolate bFalRus1 chromosome 10, bFalRus1.pri, whole genome shotgun sequence genome:
- the RBM12 gene encoding RNA-binding protein 12: MAVVIRLQGLPIVAGTMDIRHFFSGLTIPDGGVHIVGGELGEAFIVFATDEDARLGMMRTGGTIKGSKVTLLLSSKTEMQNMIELSRRRFETANLDMPPANASRSGPPPSSGMSGRVNLPTTVPNFSNPSSVVTASTTVHESNKSISTFSTASMGTAPPNLGSTFGSPTFSSTIPSTASPMNTVPPPPIPPIPAMPTLPPMPSIPPIPVPPPVPTLPPVPPVPPIPPVPPVPPMTPMPPISGMPPMNPPPVAPLPTGMNGSGAAVNMNSGLNPLFIGPMNPVNPIQMNSQSSVKPIPINPDDLYVSVHGMPFSATESDVKDFFLGLRVDAVHMLKDHVGRNNGNGLVKFFSPQDTFEALKRNRMLMIQRYVEVSPATERQWVAAGGHITFKQTMGPSGPSHPPPPQAHSRSKSPSGQKRSRSRSPHEQGFCVYLKGLPFESENKHVIDFFKKLDIVEDSIYIAYGPNGKAIGEGFVEFRNEADYKAALCHHKQYIGNRFIQVHPITKKAMLEKIDMIRKRLQNFNYDQREILMNAEGEPGSPKLCAHISNIPYNITKMEILQFLEGLAVEENSVQILVDNNGQGLGQALVQFKAEDDARKAERLHRKKLNGRDVVLRLITVEEMRDIERNPPSQGKKILKIPIQGNATVPGAQGAGGDEHAFLGGNSKDTSNGPPFNFPGNFSGSGTFGPPLPPPGISGFPDSRPGIPTVATSGLPGTGIEVPGFAGGPGNLSGPAGFAGAPQAFGNGPGNLSGPPAFGAGPPGIASGLGHLSGPPGFGPGPGNIHISGPPGFGTGSGKPGPTVIKVQNMPFTVSVDEILDFFYGYQVIPGSVCLKYNEKGMPTGEAMVAFESRDEAMAAVVDLNDRPIGSRKVKLVLG; the protein is encoded by the coding sequence ATGGCTGTGGTCATCCGCTTGCAAGGTCTCCCGATTGTGGCGGGGACCATGGACATTCGCCACTTCTTCTCTGGATTGACCATTCCTGATGGGGGCGTGCATATTGTAGGGGGTGAACTGGGTGAGGCTTTCATCGTTTTTGCCACTGATGAAGATGCAAGGCTTGGTATGATGCGCACAGGTGGTACAATTAAAGGGTCAAAAGTAACGCTATTGCTGAGtagtaaaactgaaatgcagaacatGATAGAACTCAGTCGTAGGCGTTTTGAAACTGCCAATCTAGATATGCCACCAGCAAATGCTAGCAGGTCAGGACCACCACCTAGTTCTGGAATGAGTGGAAGGGTTAACTTACCTACTACTGTACCTAACTTCAGTAATCCTTCTAGTGTAGTAACTGCTTCTACTACTGTGCatgaaagcaataaaagcaTATCCACGTTTTCTACTGCCAGTATGGGGACTGCACCTCCAAATCTTGGGAGTACCTTTGGTAGCCCAACATTTAGCTCAACTATACCTAGCACAGCATCCCCTATGAACACAGTACCTCCTCCACCAATCCCTCCGATCCCAGCTATGCCAACTTTGCCGCCAATGCCTTCTATTCCACCAATACCTGTTCCTCCTCCTGTACCCACACTACCTCCTGTTCCTCCAGTTCCTCCGATACCCCCTGTGCCCCCTGTACCTCCAATGACACCTATGCCTCCCATATCAGGAATGCCTCCTATGAATCCTCCACCTGTAGCACCTTTACCCACTGGAATGAATGGGTCTGGAGCAGCAGTGAATATGAACAGCGGCTTGAATCCATTGTTTATTGGTCCCATGAATCCTGTAAATCCTATCCAGATGAATTCTCAAAGTAGTGTCAAGCCGATTCCAATCAATCCAGATGATTTGTATGTCAGCGTTCATGGAATGCCCTTTTCTGCAACAGAATCTGATGTGAAAGACTTTTTCCTTGGGCTCCGTGTGGATGCAGTCCATATGCTGAAGGATCATGTAGGTCGAAATAATGGAAATGGACTAGttaagtttttttctcctcaagaTACATTTGAAGCACTGAAACGAAACAGAATGCTGATGATTCAGCGCTATGTTGAAGTTAGTCCTGCAACAGAGAGACAGTGGGTGGCTGCTGGAGGCCACATAACTTTCAAGCAAACCATGGGTCCCTCTGGGCCAtctcaccctcctcctccccaggctcATTCTAGGTCCAAATCTCCTAGTGGACAGAAAAGGTCACGGTCAAGATCTCCCCATGAGCAGGGCTTCTGTGTTTATCTGAAAGGTCTCCCCTTTGAATCAGAGAACAAACATGTGatagacttttttaaaaagctggaCATAGTTGAGGACAGCATTTACATAGCTTATGGACCTAATGGGAAGGCAATTGGAGAGGGTTTTGTTGAGTTCAGGAATGAAGCTGATTATAAAGCAGCTTTGTGTCATCATAAGCAGTACATAGGGAATCGCTTTATTCAAGTTCATCCAATTACTAAAAAAGCAATGTTAGAAAAGATAGACATGATTCGTAAAAGACTGCAGAACTTCAACTATGACCAGAGAGAAATCCTCATGAATGCTGAGGGAGAGCCAGGCTCACCAAAACTGTGTGCACATATATCTAATATTCCATACAACATAACAAAAATGGAAATCCTTCAGTTTCTAGAGGGACTGGCAGTAGAAGAAAACTCTGTACAGATTCTTGTTGATAATAACGGGCAAGGTTTAGGACAAGCACTGGTTCAGTTTAAAGCTGAAGATGATGCTCGTAAGGCAGAGCGTTTGCACCGTAAAAAACTGAATGGAAGAGATGTTGTTTTGCGTTTGATAACTGTAGAAGAAATGAGAGATATTGAGAGAAACCCACCATCTCAAGggaaaaagatactgaaaatacCGATACAAGGAAATGCGACTGTGCCAGGAGCacagggtgctggtggggatGAGCATGCCTTCTTGGGGGGAAATTCTAAAGATACAAGCAATGGTCCTCCGTTTAATTTCCCTGGTAACTTCAGTGGGTCTGGCACATTTGGTCCCCCTCTACCACCACCTGGAATAAGTGGCTTTCCTGATTCTAGACCAGGAATACCTACAGTCGCAACTAGTGGTTTACCTGGTACAGGTATTGAAGTCCCAGGTTTTGCAGGTGGTCCTGGTAATTTGAGTGGACCGGCAGGTTTTGCGGGGGCTCCTCAGGCTTTTGGTAATGGTCCTGGCAATTTAAGTGGACCCCCTGCCTTTGGGGCTGGTCCTCCAGGAATTGCTAGTGGTCTTGGACACTTAAGTGGACCTCCAGGGTTTGGACCTGGACCAGGAAATATACATATTAGTGGACCCCCAGGTTTTGGTACAGGGTCTGGGAAGCCAGGACCAACTGTCATCAAAGTGCAAAATATGCCCTTTACTGTTTCAGTGGATGAaattttggatttcttttatGGTTACCAAGTGATCCCTGGTTCGGTGTGcttaaaatacaatgaaaaagGCATGCCCACTGGAGAAGCAATGGTTGCATTTGAGTCTCGTGATGAAGCTATGGCAGCTGTTGTTGATTTAAATGATAGGCCTATAGGCTCCAGAAAAGTAAAACTTGTTTTAGGGTAG